The Mytilus galloprovincialis chromosome 3, xbMytGall1.hap1.1, whole genome shotgun sequence genomic interval TTCTCTCTTTCATTCAATTCACTAGAGCTTTTATTAATGGCTCATTGGTAtcctttttttattgtaaatagttgAACTGCTATTTTCTAGCTCTTAAAATATATCATCGTCATTGAGGGCTATtcaattaaaatgtatgtgggagggtaggaagggaaTTTCAAAATATCCCTACAACCAAGAACCAAGTTTTATATAATTTAGCATTATGGTAATAGAGGCATAATGAAAAAGACCCATGACcaatattaaataattaattttcccttcctaccctcccacatacatttaAATGGAGTATCCCTGAAGAATATCAAAAATACTGTTGAACAcaggtttacttttaaaaaattataaaaaaactgaACTCTAATCATGATGACTTAAGTAATAGACTAAATATTTGATTGTTATCTTGCTACCATACTTTTGATTTccggtttttgtttatttctgtCACAAGGATCACAGATAACTTAATTCCATTCAAAAGTTCCTGTAGCAAATTTcagttttcatatttcttttcagTAAATTAGCCCAAAATAGTCCACATTTTTTATTCTGatttataaataacattatttCGATACAGGGAAGACACTTTCAAATCTCTTCTATGGGTGGGTGTCAAGTACACTGGTAATGAAAAAAACTCTAAATTTGCCTCTTTAAATGGTTTTAAAGTGCAGTCCCTTAGTACCAAGAATGTTCAAATCGAGCAAGCCCTAACTGAATCtagatttttgtatatatatgatattttgttgaatttgggtttttttaataatttttctacTATAACACCAGATATAGTGAGATGCAAGAGCAAACAGGACAATAGATGATAATGACTATTGCTATTTTTCGTATAAGATACCATTTTCTCATCTGTAGCTTTTACACCCAATGTATTTCTTTCTTCCCACACTCTATAAATCCACTTAGCATCCATTATTGGAGTACCATAACCAACAGCAAACTGAaagaattaaataataatttttacaaacaaataaaaaataaaagaaaaatgtgtgCGTGAACATGAACTCTAACCCCTCCTTCAGGCTTTGCAATTTTCAAAGTTCAAAATGGGCATAATTTCTTTAGAATGGTGAGTGACTCACTACACAAATCCTCACTTTGTCTGCATTTTATGGTTCTTAGCATTTAAGAGTCTCATTAAATTTGCATGAGGCAAACCTAAGAGtggaaacaaaaatattataattttcagATATaatggggcataactctagaacagtaagcAACTCACATCCAAAATTCAATCTGTCTTCCAGTTTTTGTTCTTAGCACTATGTATGAGTccataaaatttggataaaatgtGAATTGTTGGTAAAATTAATGAAATCAGTTTACATGCTTTTAagaattaatatcaaaatattatcaACCTGTCCTATAATATATGAGATACAAATCTCATAAAAAAACTCCAGCTTTTTTACAAAACTATTTACATACCCTATATTTGAAACCATCTATACAATTCGCTACCAGATGTGTTACTTTTGGTGATATATCTTTTCTTACACTTCCACCCATGTGATGTATAAGGTCAGCCAAAGGACTCtataaaaataaagcatattACAACATTATCAATAAAAGTGGTCAAAAAACTATGTTTTAATCAATTCATTTTAAACTGCTTCAATGATACATTAAAATCAGATAACAAACTTGACTTTGTTTTCTTCTATGAACGAGATCAATTAATAATTGAAACATATGTGATCTCTCTAGAGTTTGACACATTCAATAGTGGTTTAATATGATACAATTAAAACAGTTGATGACGTGGATTGGGTGAACACGACCTAAGTTTGATTACAAGCAACAAGCAAATCTAATGGTGCTAAGTGAAAGTTCTTATTTCAATTAGATTACACTAACCACTTCTTCTCGTTTACTAAAACCAGTAAAGCAAACAATAACACCCTGCATAGCTGTACAAAATAATGGTCTTGTGTGCTGTGGTATTGGctggaaaaaaataatgttatgttACACATTGTTAATGGCAGTTACAGTCAAAATTGAAGACTGTATTGTATGTCAACCTTTTGAAGTACTGTTTACCAATTATAATATTTTGCAAGTGAGTTATTTTGGCTACTAGAAAATTATGTGACTATAAGTTGTGAAGAATATGTGAAAGTTGGATCTTTCCTTAATCAAATTCTTATGGTGATAGAAGAAATCATATAAATCAACTGCAGTGACATAAGTAGAGGAGgttcaaaagagaaaaaagaatatatatgagAAGATAAGCTGGTTTacaatcatttgttttatatttggttTGGGTACTGTCTCTTTAATTTTGCTGGAAAACTTAACCTTATCATCAATTAAAATGTTAACAATGAAAATGTGGTTAAGGAAATCTATTCACTATAAGCTGAGACAAAAGTAGCCCTTCAATCATTCCAAAATTGGTATTTTCTTTCGTGTAACACAGGTATCTTGAGGGTTATTAACTTTGTAATACTTCTGGATGAAAATTACGTCTTGCTAGTTGAGATGCTTTGTGATCGTAAGATAAATAGATACCTAATAATAGCGTTACGTTACATTACAATAGTAAAAGTACGAGAAACAATTACGTAACATAACGTTCTGAAGTCTCTTGGCCTATATTCACGACAACAGGTTTTTTCCACTTATGTTAGGGTGTATCCTAAATTGACCTTTAACTCAAACTTAAAGTGCATTGAATTTCTTGTGGATTTTTCAATAGATGTGGAATCTAAAcaattatttgtaataaaaaatttacATATTAAAACATTATTCAGGGGAATGCACTCATAGAGAAATCTGTGCATATTTCTGAACAGTTCAATGCAATTTCAGCAAaagttatatacatttgtgtacatgTAAAATGTCACTGTtgaatgaaaattgttaacatcatgaacatagcTGTTTGACACAAGAAAAGATTTCAAACTTTCAGAAGTGGAATTTTTAGGTACAAACTAAATGCtaataagtgaaaaatattacttttttatcAATAGCACACTGAAATATGATAGGTGGGCCTACTATCCAGGTCTCTGCTTTATGCAATTTATGGAATACATGGCCTTCAAAGTTTTCCAGGACAAATGCTGTATCCCATTCTGAGGCATCCTGAACACAATCCAGTCCATCTTCAGAGTTTACAAAGGTAATTTTCAATTCCTggaatatgaaaaataaaataaaaaaattattattacacaaattaaatgtaaataactTACAATTTTCCAATAACAAAGGTAGTTATTAATATTCCTATGACTATATGTtccaataaatgttttataacagGCTCATATGAAAGTATTTGAGGACTGTACTCTGTTGCAGCGTTGCTATGTTATTCCAATTCATTGAAGGTTCATTTTTATGTTACTTTTCTATACTGGTGCACAATGAACCGTCGTTAGTGAGAGCAATTTTTGTCAACAGTTTCTTcagttatagatatatatatatatatataatcacagaactttattttgtattgtacatattgtaatattatattgtgttatcatgttttgaaaacttttgtAATTTGATCTGTTTACATATATGATTGTAACTTGTTCATTGAATCTCTTAATAgaggaaataaagatatgaatgaatCATTAAGAATGAATAAGTAAACTCACAAACTGGTTGTGATCaacaatcaaaatttaaaaagtaaacttaAATTGGCAAATCTGAAAGTATTCTGTCagcattaaataaaatataataaaatgcaaaaaatatatcaaagactTAAATTGTCAGGTTGCACAAAATATCTGctttaaccctttcgccgatgagtcccggtttaccgggattcacgcttcagacaactgacgatgagtcccgttttaccgggatcggaatacatcttttatgtttcccgctcaaaacagtgcaaacatgagttatctttctttgatgaataccccGATGAACGTGTAAACATGGGactccgtttgttgaaaaccgtgtcaaaatcagacgaaatttacggaatttacgagaatttgaaatgagggaacattttttttgaaagaatatggaagaattgaagccaaactggtatacttttttgacataaaatgtcgttttatgaacaaaacacttggaatggacatcgttcagtgtgaggaatttgtacagcctcataaaatttttcaaaagtttgccgttttgggttaaaaaattacgatttggggtcaaagagcagaattttgagaatttcacctaaataatgccgaaaatttgaaaatttgaatattttatgaggaaaaaattatcaaaacatgaataaaactgtgaacatggtgttagtgaatgaaataaatacacaaataactacaaacaagtttttattgacatttattatgaagatctcccacttgagcaatagtagccagggaagccatcgtctcagagtagcttctgtctgggcagcaatcggtgaaagggttaatatTGTACAATATAAAGCCatataatattttaacatgttCAACTTATATATAACGACTTAATTCATACCTGAAGTGTTGTCTTCAATTTTTCATTGTTCTGAGTATCTTTGCCAACAAGAACAACCTTACAACTGTCTTTTGTGTCtgaaataatttaatatacaaTAATCTCAAGTAAAGTGATTATGAGCTGTTACAGCCAATTGACATAATTAGTGTGTAGCCTAGGTTCAAACAAAATCTTTGGTTACTTCATAGgaaatcattattaggtaagatacatgtatactatGCGTACGGTAGTACCCTTATTAAAGAGTAAACTAGTCGGACATATAACTTATCTATTCTATCTGTCTGACTGTAGGACTGTATAGGTACCAACTTGATCTCtgtctctggttgagagttgtgTCACTTAGACATTATACtaaatcttaattttttattaacatttaaatattacatgtacCATTGAGCAATTTGTTCATAATTGTGCGCAAAGCCAtccatattatataaatatacagttttAAAATGCATTCCGGTCTATTTACATATatttctgccaaaaaaaaaaaaaaaactacccaGCCCCATCCACCCTCTGTtttggttgaaggtatttctgtTTTTAAAGTTGGTTCTTATGTTCTACCATGGAATTATtatatattgacaggaactccaacaaGTGGACTTCAAATCTTTGTTTAAAGTGTGACACAAAATTGTTAAGTATCTGTTAATTAACTTGACATGTCATATGGATGCACGAGTTCCGATTGATAgtgattttttctaaatttattttctACCACGAAGTGACCACCGTCATTACGTTGACTATCCTGTCACTGGTTTTTCATGATTGAGCATAATTATGGAACGTACTGAAATAACGGGATGCATACTAAATTGTCAAAGAAATATAGATTTCACCACTGCACTGACTGCAAGTGATATTTCTCCCAGCGAGacagttaaattataaaatttaaagcacggggcttgccaagctttttaaataattaaaatttaactgttgagagtggagaaatattgtaatacacaagttatagtggtggaatttgtttctctaatgatttttattctTCCTTTTCAAAGTCTTgaagatttgaggaaagttgtgtactttcaTAAGACATCATCATTAATTATAGGTCattagtttttctcgttttacatttTATGATCTGCAAGGGAGGTTTTCTTTAGTAAATTTGGCGTTGCTCACTTTTGAAGGCTGTACGGCGACATGTTTTTCTCTTGTAAAGAGTGGTCAATCTGGCATTCattctttatctattttttttatagagtaTAGTGGCCAGTATTACTAAATTCCTCATAGTGTTCGAGATTGGAATCAATTTTAAAGTAGAAGAGAAAAGTGGGTTGTGCCACAACTTGTGGATCGTTGACGTTGGCATTGACCTGTCAGAAAAGAGTGCAACCCTGATTTGTATCTGTCAATAACATcatcaaaatattgatacattgAATTTCATATGAGGCTTTTTAACTTAAGTTTTATAACAACGTGCCATCATCTAAGGGTACGTCGGGCTTGGTTTCACACTCCGACATTGTTTCCACAACTTGAAAATGGCGCTGTTCAAACAAACCGCAATTTTGATTGGCTTatgaatttgaagaaaatttcccatagttcaaaacaaaaacaggaAGTAGCATGCTGTCAAGAAAAATGTCAACAAATACAAATCcggtcaaataattttgacgTCTAAATTACATGCTAAATGGTATTTCGAAGATTTAGTCATTTCTATCTAATTCCATTTCACCCAAGCCAAGATGTTAATTTTGCTCTGGTCCTAAATTCAcagtgaaatatttgccactgggcacTGTCCATCAtgaatccgggtccgtccgcCCTGATTCCGGTTCGCCCTAGTTCAGGTTCGCCATAATACCGGTTCGCCCTAAGTCCGTTCGCTCTGATTTTAATTTCTAATATAGTGTTGCATTGTGTGTATAACataattgaatatgttgaagtcaGTCTACAATTTCGCCGAATATTGTATTATGTTGTCTATAGCTAGCTGCTACTAGGTTATACATTTCTGTATATTTCAGGACTACAAGATATTGTGACTTTATTAAGGTATTGAGGACTAAGTTTCACGGTATCTGTATGTAATTACATTACTAGGAAATAAGTTTCTCAGAATTTCAGcactacattgtatttttaaatgtaaaagatttcaaattatacctaatcagcaatcaaaattcaatcaacagtaattaaaagtaattataaattaaagtgTAACAATGCAGCCAAGAATTTTATTTACTAgtaattaatataaattttgcaaatattctgtatttaattttaatggatatacataaattttaatatatatatatatatatatatatatatatatatatatatatatatatatatatatatatatatatatatatatatatatatatatatatatatatatatatatatatatatatatatatataactcgttcATTAATGTatcatatacatattatatatgaaaaaagGGCGAACGAACCCAGGGCGAACGGACTATCAGGGCGAAAAAACTCAGTGCGAAcgaacctagggcgaacatgtaatcagGGCGAACGATCCCGATACCGTCCATCATAGACCCAATACGTCAATAGCCACAATGCATTACGACTGATCAACAGTACACATTCACACACATAGAATAATCACAAATTCTATGCCAACtgtatttttaaccattttttttacgACCCAAATGTAGATTTAACCGTGTTTTTTATGACACTGAGCGAGCAACAGGGGCATTAAATTTTACCCTTGAGCATCTGTACAACTGTCCACTCATCAATAGAACTTATCCCATTTCAGAAAGGCAGTGTCTGCAAGTACCAGCATTCGGGTACATGAAGCCAGGTTGGCCTTCGTAGGCTAAGCGTACCTGCAGCCCATTTTATAATAAACTGGCATATGATCAGGAATTCAACGTGAAAGATACACAAAAAATATCGGTTATTTCCTGATTTTTGTGAATTCAGTGAAGAGAATGGCAATtaataaattacaatttttattaaatgtatttgttagaaaaatagaaattaaaagtaaatgcactttaaaagaataaaattgtaatgaatttgaataaatataggTTAATAAAACTTGAGAGTGAAAGttattttctatttgaaattttgaccTTTCAAATCTTAAAATCTCTGTGTAATCAATTGTTTTCACTAATTGTGATAATTTCCAGGTTCATTTCACATTTTATTCCTGATCCAATGACattaatttataaaactatgTAAATACATGTAGCCTACAAAGTCAAATTTGGCTATGCATCCCCCCAGACACTGCCTTTCAGAAACTGCACGGCTTGACCTGAGAATCTGTGGCTtttgaactattgacgtcatacataaatcacttttccattgtggtgtcaAATATTTTCTGTTATGATGTAAAAAATTTATGGAAACCTTAAATATGTGATGTctagtaagggagctaccatttgatttttatgggggggctaggatgaaaaattttgtcctgcatttttttttaactaatctctgtcctgcctttttatttttcactctgtttggtcctgcttatttttttgtttatcctgacttttttttacctaaattgtcgtcctgactttttttttggcaattgtctcatcctgcctttttttttactcaaaactcctgtcctgcctatttttttcaaatttcattctagccccccataaaaatcaaatggtagctccctaatggtGATCAAAAAGCAATAAGTTGAACATGTGCGCAAGTCAGTACATCCCTAAATGGGTTTCCACTCTATAACTTTAGGTTGCCgcaatcaaatgttttgaaacttatacataatacTTCTAACCACAAATTAAAACATTCATAAAGTTTGAATTTGGTTTGCATCAGTTGTATCTTTTTACAGTTATGCACATGGataaatttctgtatttttagtttctgttctctagcttaagtttgcctcaaccaaatgttatgaacattatacacaatgcttataatctCAAAACACagataaacatttgaaaattggTTGTGTCACTTTCACAATTCTATAGTTGTGCCCAATTACAAAGATTATTTAtggaaaaacacaattttgtatgATGTTtccaagaaaaataaataaacagtagAATTTAAGATGAAATATGAGAAAATAATTCTTGAAATGTcctttcagaaattaaaaaaaataaaaattgtgccACAGACTTGTTTTCTTTCTACAAAACTGTTTTtgtatcaaaagaaaaatgtctactgaattaaaaaattttaaggttgacattttcaaaaagcagaagatttcaaattttaacaggAGGAACGGAAGAAGGTCTGAAAAGCGGGAGATTTTGATTGTCGCCagaagaatcacatgtatgaaAACAAATAGTTTATTCCATTGCATATTCCTTTATCAAAGTAAGATtttctgagttatctccccttatataaatacatgtatatggcaaTTCAAGGATTTGTGTCGCTATACAAATCCTTAGGCATTTTTTTTCAGTCtttataatattaaagataaaatatataatttttacacgaccgcaaaaattgaaaattttttggtcgtatattggtatgatgttggcgtcgtcgtcggcgttgtcgtcgtccaaatacttttagttttcgcactccaactttagtaaaagtgaatagaaatctatgaaattttaacacaaggtttatgaccacaaaaggaaggttgggattgattttgggagttttggtcccaatattttaggaattaggggccaaaaagggcccaaataagcattttcttggttttcgcactataactttagtttaagtaaatagaaatctatgaaattttaacacaaggtttatgatcacaaaagaaagattgggattgattttgggagttgaggtcctaacagtttaggaattaggggctaaaaaggggcccaaataagcattattcttggatTTAACCATAACttcagtttaagtaaatagaaatctatgaaattaaaacacaaggtttatgaccataaaaggaaggttgggtttgattttaggagttttggttccaacagtttaggaattaggggccaaaaaagggccaaaataagcattattcttggttttcgcacaataactttagtataagtaaatagaaatcaatgaaatgtaaacacaagatttataaccacaaaaggaaggttaggattgattttgggagtttaggtcccaacagtttaggaattaggggccaaaaaggggcccaaataagcattattcttggtttttgcaccataactttagtataagtaaatagaaatctatgaaatttaaacacaaggtttatgaccataaaaggaaggttgggtttgattttgggagttttggttccaacagtttaggaataaggggcccaaagggtccaaattgaactttgttttatttcatcaaaaattgaataattggggttctttgatatgccgaatcttactgtgtatgtagattcttaagttttggtcccgttttcaaattggtctacattaaggttcaaaggttccaaaattaaactttgtttgatttcatcaaaaattgaataattggggttctttgatatgccaaatctaactgtgtatgtagattcttaatttttggtcccgttttcaaattggtctacattaaagtccaaagggtccaaaagtaaactaagtttgattttaacaaaaattgaattcttgggcttttttgatatgctgaatcttaacatgtacttagatttttgattatggacccagttttcaagttggttcaaataaggatccaaaattattatatttagtattgtgcaatagcaagaaattttcaattgcacagtattcagcaatagcaagaaatcttcaattgcacagtattgtgcaatagcaagaaattttcaattgcacagtattgtgcaatagcaagaaatcttcaattgtgcaatagcaaatattttcaattgcacagtattgcgcaattgcaagaaatatctaattgcacaatattgtgcaatagcaagaaattttcaattggagttatctttctttgtccagaatagtagttgaatcaactaaaatcattgttttatacaatatacaatgtatattcacttttactaccaaccaatctttaccattcagtgtcagataacaagcactttattttacattttgatattttatgttgtatttaagagtagttattgttgcaaactccattagaaatttgaattgagatcagttttggaaaaatggaaaggggaatgtgaaaaaaaaaatggggggggggggttaaatttttctcatttcagatttcataaataaaaagaaaatttcttcaaacatttttttgagaggattaatattcaacagcatagtgaattgctcaaaggcaaaaaaaaattttaagttcattagaccacattcattctgtgtcagaaacctatgctgtgtcaactatttaattttagatttaaataagtttgaagaagaaatctttaattgatttgtaaaatcttgacatttgttttgtgtaaaaaacccatataatgtcaaaaatttgatcacaatccaaattcagagctgtatcacccttgaatgttttgtccatacttgccccaactgttcagggttcgacctctgcggtggtataaagctgcaccctgcggagcacctggttgacatttaaagttttacattttacaaGCTTTTTTCCATTACAGACAAAAGCCATGATGAGCCCTTACAACAGGATTGTGAGTGTATTAAATCTTGGAAGAATGGGATTCCTGGATGCTTATAAGGTACAGAACAAATTTGCACGACAGCATTTAGACAGTATGGCAGGAGTGCATGGTGcaaaagaagaaaatgttgtattactTGTAGAACATAACCCAGTTTATACCATAGGAATTAGATCTAAAGACTATTCTGAAGAATACGAACAAAAACTTAAGGAGCTAGGTGCTGAATTTCACAGAACAGATAGAGGCGGTTTAATTACCTTTCATGGACCTGGACAACTTGTTGCTTATCcaattttaaatctaaaatattttaCACCAAATATGAAGTGGTATATTTGTTCCATGGAAAAGGCAATGATTGGAACTTGTAAATATTATGGTCTGAATGCCCATACAACAGAAGATACAGGAGTATGGATTGGAGATAGGAAAATTGGAGCTATTGGTATGTCTGAAAGGTCTTTTTATCATCAATATTAGTTATTTATCAAGACACTAGTTGATATTACAATCATCACAAGGGATAAAGTTTAGCAAAAATAATAGTTTTCACTTTTGGTTTCTTAACCATTAATTGTGAAAGACATTCATCtagatttttttcacaattgaaaAATACTCAAAAACTGAAGCAGGAATGAATGATAAAACACTTTATATGtatacttttaattaaaaaaataaaatataaaaaaactgtttttgtttatgtttaaaatttcatgaataaaatttaaattaagctTCAGCATTCAGTTTGCAAGTCTTATGCTatcatttttttaagattttgtgTTAATGAGTGCCAGAATCAATTTGCAAATCTCTGATACATTTAAAAGTAGCATTAAATTGTAAATAGAATTCTGTTTCAATTTTATCAATTGTTATTATATTCTAGGTGTTCATGGTCGCAGATATGTAACAACTCATGGTGTTTCATTGAACTGTAATACTGATTTGAACTGGTTCAAACATATAGTACCTTGTGGATTAGAAGGAAAAGATGTGACATCCCTTAGTAAAGAAAAGGACtgtgatataaatataaatgacgCTGTAAAACCATTTTTAGAAACTTTTCAAAGACAATTTGATTGTCAGTTAAAGTATATAGATAAagaaacaaaagaatataaacaCAAAATTAGTATATAACGATGACACATGGTTAAATTtacaaacaacatatattttatttatttccacaTTCTTATAGAtccatacatttacatgtatttcCACATTTTTATAGATCTAACCTTATGactaataaaataaattgtttataaaatgtttttttgtcaaattgaattatttgaaaGATGTTATAAATTTGGGAATAAGAATTTCATTTATAGAGAtacatgttttgaaaataatcGTATGTGAACATATGAACAACAGGAGATATGTGTCGATGAAACAACACAATAAACCAAATGATATTGACACTTTGGATTGTGTCTTCGGGAATCGTTTATGGTGCTGTAGAAAAGTGTCTTCCTTCACTTGTCTGGGTAAAAATTCAGTGAAAAGAGCACTGTTTTACTTACCATGATTGATTTGAAGTAAGTAGTCCTAAAGATAATGTTTAACCACAAGTATTACCTATACTTAATATTATCAATGATTCATGAAACTGAGGTCGTagtcatctataatactaaaattacgaggtccaatttgtcagccgtcatcacgtaaaaacgacgaatcaaagaattcaactttatacacaactaatatagtacaaaggcgTAGAttaaattacaccactccaggcccttttgttttccacgtaattaatattgccaataattaggaagttccgggttgagtcc includes:
- the LOC143067720 gene encoding octanoyl-[acyl-carrier-protein]:protein N-octanoyltransferase LIPT2, mitochondrial-like isoform X2, which translates into the protein MMSPYNRIVSVLNLGRMGFLDAYKVQNKFARQHLDSMAGVHGAKEENVVLLVEHNPVYTIGIRSKDYSEEYEQKLKELGAEFHRTDRGGLITFHGPGQLVAYPILNLKYFTPNMKWYICSMEKAMIGTCKYYGLNAHTTEDTGVWIGDRKIGAIGVHGRRYVTTHGVSLNCNTDLNWFKHIVPCGLEGKDVTSLSKEKDCDININDAVKPFLETFQRQFDCQLKYIDKETKEYKHKISI
- the LOC143067720 gene encoding octanoyl-[acyl-carrier-protein]:protein N-octanoyltransferase LIPT2, mitochondrial-like isoform X1 encodes the protein MTKAMMSPYNRIVSVLNLGRMGFLDAYKVQNKFARQHLDSMAGVHGAKEENVVLLVEHNPVYTIGIRSKDYSEEYEQKLKELGAEFHRTDRGGLITFHGPGQLVAYPILNLKYFTPNMKWYICSMEKAMIGTCKYYGLNAHTTEDTGVWIGDRKIGAIGVHGRRYVTTHGVSLNCNTDLNWFKHIVPCGLEGKDVTSLSKEKDCDININDAVKPFLETFQRQFDCQLKYIDKETKEYKHKISI